The Terriglobus roseus sequence CGGTCCGCGAGAGCTCGGCTGTACTTCAGCAATCCTCGTAAGAAGTCCGCCGTCACTTCCGTGTCCTGGTCCAGCAGCAGCATCCACGGAATGTCCAATTCTATCGCCAGCGCGATGCCCTGGTTATAAGCGCCCGAGGTTCCAAGGTTCTGCTCTGTCCAGCCGTATTGGAATGTAAAAGCCAGTTGCGGATCAATCAAAGGAACAGGAGAGTTATCCCACAGCAGGACCGCGATTTCCCGTGCCAACTCCGAGTCATTGAGCGCGTCGGTGAGGCCTACAATCGTCTTCGAGTCAGCGAGCTGCATCTTATAACGAACGACGACAGCCAGTATTTGTGCCGAACTCACGACTTTCCGCCGAGTGCATCCAGCTTGACCGCCCAATCCGGAGACCGGCGCAGAAAGCGAATCATCCCGCCCCAGAGCACCCAAGCCATTGGCACAAACAGACCGATGAAGAAGCCCGCCAGCAGTAGCTTCAGGCGCGACGGTCCCGACTTGTAATCCGGCGGAAGAGCGCGATCCACTACCTGGATCACTGCACCTTCGCGAGCTTCATCGAGTTTGGCCGCTTCGAACTGCCGCGCCAGGATCTCGTACAGTGTCTCGTTGTATCGAACCTCACGAGTCTTCCGTCCATAGTCCAGCCCTAACTGGGGCAACTTTCCTTGTGGAACGATCGGGTCGCCAATGTTGCCGGACTGTCCGCCACCAAGCTTGGTCAACTGTGCGCGCAAACTCGACAGTTCCTGCTGGGCGGAGATCAGGTCCACGTTGCCGGTGCCAGAGTAGGTCTGCATGGACTGTATCTGGACTTCCTTCGCCGCAATTTGGGCGCGAAGGCCTGCTGTCGTCTCAATCAATGCCCGCGCCTGGCTGTCGAGCTGGATCAGACCGCTGGTCTGCTGGATGCGCTTCAATTCTTCTTCGCTCGTAGTCAGGTTGGTCTTAACCTGAGCCAGCTGCTGTTCCAGAAACAGTCGCCGTTGCGAGGCCTCACCGAGCGCAAGCGAGGAGGATAATCTTTGATACTCCTGAATCCAGCCGTTCGCCAATTCAGCTGCGCGCTGCGGCGACTTCTCCGTGACCGAGATACGGATCAGTCCGTCTTTGCCCGTACCATCGAACTTGGTGATGTTCTCCAAATCACGGCGAACCAGCGAGTGATATTTCTCTTTGAACTCGTCGTCCAGATGGAAGTGTCGGATCATGCCGTCTTCCACGGTCACACTTTTCATCAGGCCGATATAAAGGTCTGTGGTGCTTTTGATTCCGGCTCCGCCACCGAGCCCGGCCAGCGACCCAAGTCCGCCCAGTTGAGCGAGCAACGATGAGGACGAACTCGCCTGCTGCGGTGGAAGGATGCTGGTCGTGGCTGTGTAAACCTTCGGTTCAAGAGATGCAATTACGAAACCAAGAGCTCCACAGGTGACGGCACTGATGAGCAACATTCTCATCCGTCGCCGCAACAAGATCAGGATGTCCAGCACGGAGACTTCTAATGGAATGGAGTCAGAGGTTGGCTCTACCGCGGAGGCTGGTAGGTGCTGCACGGTTTTACTCACGCCAGATTCGCTACCTTGTTCCTGCACCATCGTAGTCTCAGCACCGTCGTTTCGCGAGCGCGCCGGGCACGTCCGCTCTCCCTAACGCTACACGAAATACGCGACCACGTGCAGTTCTATGGCAAGGGGTGACGAGCGCGCTCGCCATGCTGTCCTTGGGCGGGGCGCCTAAGCGATATCATCGAACAATCCCGTGCGGTATGCCCTACGCATGCCATCTAAAGGCACCCATTGCAGTTCTCCCGAAATCGAATTATTTGCGCCGCGATCCTTCTGGGCGTCTACGGCACAGAATGCGCCGCATACGCCCAAAGTGGAGACGATACCCCGTCACATCTCGAAGTTGCGAATGCAGGGCGCGGCACGGCCGGCTCATCCTTCATCCCAGTCGATAGTTGGATCACGAGCTCCGCAATTCGCCTGTACGAACTGGGTTATCTGCCTACGTTGTATCTCGGTTTGCGCCCATGGACACGAGTATCGCTTGCACATGCCCTGAAACTTTCGGAGACGGAGCTTTTACAGGGCGATCCGGGCGGGGAGGCTGTCGAGATTTTTGATCGCCTGCGACACGAGTTGCGAGCGGAATCGGAAGACCCCACAGCAAGCGCAGCCCGCATTACTCCGGAGTATGGCTACACGCGTGTGCGGGCCATCAGCGGCAACGTCCTGACCGACAGCTACCACTTTGGCCAGACGATCGTTAACGACTACGGCAGGCCCACGCAGAACGGTGCGAACAGCATCAGTGGTTTCGCTGCGCACGGCGTGGCCGGGCGCTTCTCTCTCAGCTTCCGCGGTGAGTATCAGCACGCGCCGGCTGGACCAGGGTTTACGCCCGCCGTCGCAACCGAACTCACCCTCATTGATCGGCCCGACCTGCGATTCCCGGCACCGATTGTTGCTGCCGGTCCTGTAGCGTCAAGCGACGTCTTTCGGATTGTGGAAGCTGATGCATCGGTTCATTTGCTGGGGCATGAGATCTCCTTTGGCAAGCAGGACGCTTGGTTGGGGCCCGCGCAGGGAGCCAGCATGATCTGGTCAAACAATGCTGAGAGCCCTTACACCTTTCGCATCAACCGCGTGGAGCCTCTTTGGGTTCCGGGACTATCCCGTGTAACCGGCCTCTTCCGGTATGAATTCCGAGTGGGCAGCCTGAAAGGCCACACCGTTCCTAATTCCCCGTGGATTCATAGCGAGAAGGTCAGTTTCAAGCCTACGCCCGACCTCGAGTTTGGGTTCTCGCGTTCCGTCATTTGGGGTGGCAAGGAACATGTACCCATTACCCTGGGCAGTTTTTGGCGAAGCTTCGTCAGTCTAACCGGGGTAAATCCTGCGGTGAAGGCCTCGCGCGAAGATCCTGGTGCGCGCTTCTCGCAGTTTGATTTTTCCTGGCGGATCCCTTGGCAGAGCCACCTCATAACCCTCTACACCGATTCCATCACGCATGACAACGTCTTTCCGATATCCAACCCGGAACGCAGCGGATGGCGACCAGGCATCTATCTTTCGCGACTGCCTTGGCTGAAGCGAGCGGATCTTCGCGTGGAAGCCGCCAACACGGATACGAGTGTCCGCACCTTGGACAAGGGCCAGTACACCTATTGGGAAACGGCGCAACCAGAGGGCTACACGAACAAAGGTCAGCTGATGGGCGACTGGATCGGACGGCAGGGCAAGGGTGGCCAAGCGTGGTTGACGTGGCATCTGCATCCGGGTGAGTTCGTACAGTTGGACTGGCGCATGGCGAAGGCATCCAACCTGTTCCTTGCCGGCGGCACCACGCAGCAACAGC is a genomic window containing:
- a CDS encoding GumC family protein; this translates as MSKTVQHLPASAVEPTSDSIPLEVSVLDILILLRRRMRMLLISAVTCGALGFVIASLEPKVYTATTSILPPQQASSSSSLLAQLGGLGSLAGLGGGAGIKSTTDLYIGLMKSVTVEDGMIRHFHLDDEFKEKYHSLVRRDLENITKFDGTGKDGLIRISVTEKSPQRAAELANGWIQEYQRLSSSLALGEASQRRLFLEQQLAQVKTNLTTSEEELKRIQQTSGLIQLDSQARALIETTAGLRAQIAAKEVQIQSMQTYSGTGNVDLISAQQELSSLRAQLTKLGGGQSGNIGDPIVPQGKLPQLGLDYGRKTREVRYNETLYEILARQFEAAKLDEAREGAVIQVVDRALPPDYKSGPSRLKLLLAGFFIGLFVPMAWVLWGGMIRFLRRSPDWAVKLDALGGKS
- a CDS encoding capsule assembly Wzi family protein — protein: MQFSRNRIICAAILLGVYGTECAAYAQSGDDTPSHLEVANAGRGTAGSSFIPVDSWITSSAIRLYELGYLPTLYLGLRPWTRVSLAHALKLSETELLQGDPGGEAVEIFDRLRHELRAESEDPTASAARITPEYGYTRVRAISGNVLTDSYHFGQTIVNDYGRPTQNGANSISGFAAHGVAGRFSLSFRGEYQHAPAGPGFTPAVATELTLIDRPDLRFPAPIVAAGPVASSDVFRIVEADASVHLLGHEISFGKQDAWLGPAQGASMIWSNNAESPYTFRINRVEPLWVPGLSRVTGLFRYEFRVGSLKGHTVPNSPWIHSEKVSFKPTPDLEFGFSRSVIWGGKEHVPITLGSFWRSFVSLTGVNPAVKASREDPGARFSQFDFSWRIPWQSHLITLYTDSITHDNVFPISNPERSGWRPGIYLSRLPWLKRADLRVEAANTDTSVRTLDKGQYTYWETAQPEGYTNKGQLMGDWIGRQGKGGQAWLTWHLHPGEFVQLDWRMAKASNLFLAGGTTQQQLGLSTTFRPRRDIEISGALKGEVWRAPLMSAGTHSNVYGEAQVRWYFKP